The Aedes aegypti strain LVP_AGWG chromosome 1, AaegL5.0 Primary Assembly, whole genome shotgun sequence sequence acatggtaaaatcaagcgcatttctggtctgctccGGTGCGAGCGCTAAacttaaccccctaaaatggtagttttcccgcacatttttttttgcgtccGTTGCTCGCGACTATATCCAATAAACTTACGTGAGCTTTGTTTTATAAATTGCTTGATAAATTGCTGCTTAAGCGGATTTCCAATCGGCTCTCTTGCCCGCATTCACTATTGTCGCGCGCTCACCAAATTGGAACGCGCGTGCgggacacgcgacgtgtgactcgttcccgacataactggcataatgacatgtgtggcgctgcattcttacgatgtttatgaacacagcgcattattcaaatattagtcgcgacgcttggagattgagaaaaaatatatttgaaaaaaatgtttgtccttatttctgtcggatccataatatCTGTCTCTCTGTATCTCTCTCTCTAGTTGTTGAGAGAATGAAGTTAGTTTCCGAGATTCGAAAAGTCTACACTAAtttaaatcaatcaaattcaaacaatagaccaatccagttgcctgcgtagtagtgcaatgttgacaaaattttctttgtttgctgtgagaactgtcacaacattgcttttgtttgctgtgagaatccaaatataaacagaattgctgcaaaacaaccacttccttgttggcctgctGTTGACCAAAAGCTCaataacgtcaaacaaacatcgatacgttttcattctgaggaaatcgacttgtgtaagattgattgtgcgttggtgttcgtggcagtttgcttggggacctctatgCTGTGAATCCTCAAGCACAGTACGCAGCCCAATGAGTCAATTCTGCAAAGGGCCTAATCTGCGAATGCTTCAATATCAATATAAATTCTCTAACATtagcaaacatttttcaaaaaagtgatgaaaaaatatgatttttaggggccattcacatacaacggcaatatcacaaaaagtataagagatagaaaaattgtgtcttcgacaaagttgtttcaaattgccaattctacaactttgccgaagacactatatgtctatctaaatgttttgaaaaaatagttgttCTATTTCaatgctaggtggattgatcacaaaactttttgcatcaaaagatgcgctttaataCACCAAGAAACTCCTCCGAGCAAACTATaccgctaaaatcaacggtttgggcgctattcaaaaagcgcatgaaatcgagaaaataaaacacagtgccaTGGACTATGGCCATGggcagccacgcattctgcaaATCGTCATCAATtcgatcgacccatcttgctcggtGCGCACCACGTCTTCTTGCGCCAGTCGGATTGTTTTCAAGAATCATTTTCACCGGAttgttatccgacattctggtgacatgcctgACCCATCGCAAACTTCctatttttgcgaggtggacgtTGGTttgttctcccagcagctggtgcaatgcatggttcatccgccttctccacgttccgtcttccatctgctcTCCGTCGTAGATGGTCCTCAACACTTTCTGTCGAAACATCAGCGTCTCAGGATTTcgctgctggtgtcgttgtcggcggtcaccagcTAACCCAAGTACACGAATCCTTCCAccacctcgatttcatcaccgtcaatatgaacttgAGGCTCCATCCTtggcttgataaaacctcgccaaaaatatttcgccaattcactcggttcatggccgcttctctccatcctcgactgcgacccacgctctttAGGTCCTGGTGCAgctggtcaaaccacctagctcgctgcgtcccacgccttcttggtccgaccggattcgtagcgtaCACCAACTTTACAAAGCTGTTGTCCGCCatttttgcaacatgccctgcttaGCGTATCCTTCCACCTtttgccaccttctggatattgAGTTCGCCGTAGTCATGCGAGCTCTTGGTTCATTCTTCACCGccatacgccgttctcctgcacgccgccgaaaatcatccttagcactcggcgttcggaaaccccaagagctttcaagtcctcctcgagcatagtccacgtctcatgcccatagaggactaccggtcatatgagcgttttgtacatcggtgcgggggtgaatctttcttgaccgcagtttcttctgtaGCCCATAGTatgcacgacttccactgatgatgcgccttcgtatttcctgactaacattgttgtcagcaaggatccgaggtagacaaactcgtccaTCATCTCAAAGGTATCctcgtctatcgtgacacttcTTCCTAGACGGGCcatgtcgcgctcggttccgcgtACCAGCATGCACTTTGTTTTTATTGAGGGACTCTCTTTCTGGATGGAGTGTTAGTTAGATGGAGTGATCTgctatgaaaaataacaaagtgtGGCTGCTACGTTAGTAACGCTAGGATAGCGGGGCGATTGCTACTACGTTAACAGTTTtcgatgcattcaccatcagctcgactcttgttgcttcgcgttttaggcgggtgaacaaatctgccatcgtttcaaattttctcccaacaatatccatgtcgtccgcgaagcaaacaaattgttcggatctcgtgaaaatcgtgcctcgactgtaagtccggctctccgtatgacatcttcaagcgcaatattgaacaacaggcacgaaagtccatcgccctgtcgtagtccccgccgagactcgaacgaactggaatgttcgcctgaaaccttcacacaattttgcacaccttccatcgtcgctcttatcagtgtcgtgagcttcccgggaaagctgttctcgtcaaTGATATTCCATACctctacgtggtcgatactatcgtatgccgccttgaaatcgatgaaaagatgaTGCGTTGTGTGCTGGAATTCACGTCATTTTTGGGCAACGAAGCCGGTTAGAttacttcccacgaactcgtttactacaggtgacagacgacggaagatgatctgggataatactttgtaggccgcatttagaatggtgatcgctcgaaagttctcacaatctaacttgtcgcctttcttgtagatggggcatattactccTTCCTTCAACTCCTACGGTGACTgttttgtttcccagattgtacctatcagccgatgcagacaaatggccaaactctccgggcccatcttcatGAGTTCAgatccaataccatccttaccagcagctttactGTTCTTGAGCTATTAATCCTTAACCTCCATCAAAGTGGGGGTTGGTTGCTTTCCATCGCCTGCAGTACTGACGAAagtatttcctccgttgtcccgtccttcattgcctgtgttctcagcgccattcaggtgttcgtcgaagtgcttcTTCCacatttcgatcacctcacgctcgtgcgttaaaatgctcccatcctgcACATCACGGCTCGCGGCAccaagccgttgcgggatgcgatGAGTTTCgtacttacgtgtttcttgaaacCGGCAtagcggcgttttttctcccgaaagagacggatctgctgttgccgttttcgtctataacgttccacgttctgtcgggtcccttgctttagcatgaccgcccgcgctgcattcttctcctccagaatctgcttacattccttgtcgaaccaatcgttccgtcgactccgtcccacgtacccgacgttgctctcagctgcattgttgatggctgcttttactgttctcaaacagtcctcaagaggggctccaTCCAGCTCACCCaattccggtaatgcagccttgaGGTGTTGTTGCGCGTATGctgttgcgacatccggttgcttaagccgctctaggtcataccggggcggctgccggtaccgtacgttgttaacgacggagagttttgttcgcagtttaaccatcaccagatagtggtcagagtcgatgctagcgccacgatAGATCCTGGCAtcggtaatgtcggagaaatgccgtccatcaatcagaacgtggtgatttgagattttgtctgctgtggtggtctccaggtgtatcggtatggaaggttgtgctggaagtaggtgctacgaatggctatattcttggaggcggcgaaaaaaattagtcgtaagccggtgggcgctgaactttccaatagtcggtatgatttcctcctcctggccaacctgagcgtttgaatctcctatgacgattttgacgtcgtggcttaggcaactgtcgtactcgcgttcaagctgcgcgtaaaaagcgtctttatcaccatcagtgcttccggagtgagggctgtgtttattatgctgaaatagaaaaaccggcctttgagcctcaacttgcacattctctcattgattggcCACTACTAGTGCTGGAAAagatcgcatcacgaagcagctcacgagtgtataccaacgcataacaaacatcacagactcgcgaactggctaggtgtgagtaagtccgcacccgcctgctcgggagaacatgtcaaaagaagtagcaacaagctcggaaACGCTTACTCGCGAGTAATCGAGCAagttgtgatttattatggttctgACAGAGAAATAAATTGCATAACCATCAAGTcaacagtaaactactagtttgtagtcgaaaacccttggaaaccataaatctTGGAGGGGAAGCAGCTGTATCCCCAAAAACACAATTTGACTCTGAAAAGCTACGAACACgtttagcttcggttactctGGAGCACGacggatgcgagtaaaccagcgctctggtttggttttgtttttggtccAGTTCAGCAGGAAtattcgccactttccatctcTGGCCACTACCCGATCGCGCGCCACTGAATATCACCCATcaatataaaagctgttcccagctcgtgtgtgttgccgcagctctggtagatggtatggttacctctaaacgttcgcaccattgatcccttccaacacacttcctgcaacgctacgatgtcgaatccgcggtcctttagcacgtcggcgagtatgcgtgtgcttccgatgaatttgagagatttacagtaccacgtaccgagcttttaatcgctagtcccttagtcttcgccgattgtcctggTTCGTAttatctcgttgattattcgttgcttgattttttttacgactggcttgcagggcctgacaccaaccccctaaatttccggaggaccattccccctaaatgttcggaggaccatagtacGCAGTTTAGCCAcatacaaacagacgtaacacttagaacaaacctccatcaaaatcatagtcacgaggacatgcaCGCCCAATGTCAAAATCGgtttgtttggccgacaggccaacagatggcggtaatgtgtaaacgtcaaacacgaacaaaaacgatgcgagcgctgctggtggtggattggccacctaccatatttttgaatcaaccgttcttcttcttattggcattaaggtcctcactgggacagatgagcacttccacagttattaactgagagctttctttgctaaagttgccatttttgcgtttgtatatcgtgtggcaggtacgatgataccacagacaaacagacgtaacacttagaacaaatttcgatcaaaatcatagtcacgaggacatgtgcgcccaatgctaaaattattgtatttggccgacgggccaacagatcgcggtagtgtgcaaacgtcaaacgcgaacaaaaacgatgcgagcgctgcgggtggcggattggccacctaccatatttttgaatcgaccgttaaaaaggtggtcgatggacaatgatgagagtgtgacgtctgtttgtctgtgatgatactctatgtccaggtgTTGCCAACACTGGAAGCAACTGATTATTTTGCTCGGATATCGTTGGCGCCATAGCAACCGGATAACAAATCTAAGTAAGCTGCTggtgaaaaaattaaaactgaaCGAAAAATTCAAGCGAGAAGAAAAACTTATCAAACAAGTTAAAATTAGTAAACTTAATGTTAAATTATTAAATTGGTAAAATCCTACAAATAGTATTTGTAGCAGCTGTAGCAGGTGAGTCCTTACGGTGGCCTTCAAGCTGTGGCCATTCCGTTCCGCCGACTGGATTTTACACCAGggacgtcaaggaaatttccattacgaacagatcctgaaccgaccgggattcgaacccagataccttcagcatgactttgctttgtagccgcggactctaaccactaggctaaggaaggccccaatcaACCGTTAAGAAGGTGGTCGATGAACAATGATgaaagtgtgacgtctgtttgtctgtggtttagcttagagtccttctctggcactcggacgatgatcagggACATGGGGTACAGACGCTATTGTAAGGGTCGTGGGTTAAAATGcagccggtcgaggatctttttgtaaaacattttttccattCCCCAGGGCATATACTTTTAATATATTAAATACCAAATCTTAACTGccgaattttagaaaatttggacGACAACATCAATAACGAAGGACATAGGTGCTGTCTATTTCGGCAATGATAAACAGTTTATAAACATAAAAACTGTTACTGTTAACAGTTATCAGTTAACAGATAAACAGTTACTGTTTCCATTTAATgtcatctttggaataatcttctttctggcgttacgtcccaactggaagggcagagcctgcttctcagcttagtgttcttatgaacacttacatgttttaactgagagcattctttgccaattgaccatttttgcatgtgtatatcgtatgaGTATAATATTATTGTGCTAACAAGCGTTGATGTGAACTTTGAGCCCAATAGATTTTAGAACACCACCCATGACGAAGGgaacaaatctcgcataacttatgatctcgccctaaaagccacgTGGTtatgtgtagctcgttgtttttaagcagttgaatggatttacacgttatttaacaacgttATAGTGAAAAAAAGATCATTCTCGACctgccagtggtgttggtttggtcatttgctcagaaacaacgaggtACACACgtagttaccaatggcttttagggcgttatcccagattatgcgagaaatcTCCCATAACTAATGATCTCGCCCCAAAAACCAATGGTTACCGAGTAAGTAGCACCTCGTTTCTAAGCAAATTATTGgaccaggatgaaaactatcaccactggtaGATAGTGGAGGATCTTCTTTCATCGTACCATTGTAAAATatcgtgtaaatccattcgtttgctcggtaacaacaagctacacactcaaTTAccagggttcattcacatatttcataacgccaaaaatgaccatttttgacacccacccaccccctcgtaacgcttttcgtATGgatgttctacaaattttgtatgagctgtaacatcatggtgacacccacccaccccctccagcgttaagaaatttgtaaataagCCCACCAATGGCTTGTAGGGCAAGATCACGAGTTATGCGAGCTCTCGATGTGAAAACGGtgccctgtacgaatatgaagtTGAGCCACTGTAAGCCTGATACCTCAGCCAAGCACTTACCCGAATGGAGGTCAGGGTGGTCAGCTTATTGGCAACGGTTTCGTTAACCTGGCTGGTCAGATCACACAGATTCTGCTGGGACTCGCAAATGCGGCACATCGTTTGGAGAATGTCCATGTTTCCCGGGTGTTTTTCCGCTTCCTAATTCCATGGAACGACAGAACAAAGTACTGGTGCGGTCAAAGAAGACGACCGCGTTTTGTTTACTATCAATGAAGAGCTAATGAAATGGTTAGCATCTCTACCGTGTTGAACGCCGCGGCGATGACGTTATGTGGAACATATGTTCGTTCCATTCTAGCGGCACGTTGAGTTGAGTTTCTGCGGTACAAACTATGGCGCGAAACACAGATCACAACAAAGCATAACGAGCATAAAGTAGCATAGTGTTGTGCATCATATCTAAACTATTAATTCAAAAATCATGGAACAAACGGTAAAGCAAATAAGTGACCGCTTCCCCTGTCGAGAGGACGTGATTCGCCAGCTGTATCGCTTCTACGGGGACGGTGATCCTTTCCCGCCCGCAGTTTACCTGTACGGGCACACTTCCACCGGCAAGACCTCGATCTTGCGAGAGTTCCTCTCTCATCACCTGGAGGACACCAAGTGCGCCTTCCTGAACGCCATCGAGTGCTACACGAACAAAATCCTGTTCGAGACGATTTTGAACCGGCTGACCGACCACGTTCCCAGTGCGGACAACGGGTATGCTTCGGTGGCCAGTGCCGATTGTATGCGTGACTTTGTCGGGCATCTATCCCATCTGCTGGACGAAGAGCTGAGCTATGTGGTCGTGGTGGAGAATGCCGAGAGGATTCGTGACATGGACCACAATGTGCTGCCGATGCTGTTGCGACTGCCGGAGGTCTGTGGGCTGAACCTTTCCGTGGTGCTGGTGTCGGATTTGCCCTTCGAGAAGTACTTTGTCCGAACTGGGCTGTCGCCGGTGATCAAGGTTTTTGTTGCGGAGTACAGCAAGAAGGACATTACCGCGATCATGAAGGGAGGATTCGAAAAGGTGCGAGAAGAGATACGGATCAACTTGGAGCAGATGTTGGAAGAGTAagttgcagggctggtagctggTCTGTTCTTAGAGTTGGCCGCTATTTTAGTTTctgatgaatttcttgaaaaaaagcaTACAGTAACACGAACTGTAATGCTTGTAATtcccaaaaaataaaatttccatagaaaaatgtcAGTCGCTATCATCTTTCAAGTTGGCAGGGGTCGGTAACGCCTATCTCTAATCATGATTCCAATTTCAGATCTACAACGCAAGCGCCAATATCCGAGGAAGAGATCGACAAACGGATCAATGTGCTGATGGAGCTGCCCACAGAGTTCTACGACAACTACCTAAACATGTTCCTGAATGTGTTCTTCAAGGTGTGCCGCGATCTCAAGGAACTGCAGCTTGTGTCGTTCGAATGTTTCCAAAAATACTGCGAACCGGTGCTGGACGGGTCAATCGCCCCGGATGACGTGACCAAACTGTGGAGACACATCTTCAAAACGATGAAGCTGGCCCTAAGCACAATCTACATGCGAATGGGAAGCGTGAACCAGGAGTTGCTTCGTCCCACTCAGCAGGAATCGTCCGAATCGTTAGAGCAAGTGCAAACTATGAAGCGGCTTGCTCGAAATCTAGAATTGCCGTTCTACGCGAAGTACCTGCTCATAGCTGCCTACCTGGCCAGTCATAACGCCGCCAAGGAGGA is a genomic window containing:
- the LOC5574719 gene encoding origin recognition complex subunit 5 is translated as MEQTVKQISDRFPCREDVIRQLYRFYGDGDPFPPAVYLYGHTSTGKTSILREFLSHHLEDTKCAFLNAIECYTNKILFETILNRLTDHVPSADNGYASVASADCMRDFVGHLSHLLDEELSYVVVVENAERIRDMDHNVLPMLLRLPEVCGLNLSVVLVSDLPFEKYFVRTGLSPVIKVFVAEYSKKDITAIMKGGFEKVREEIRINLEQMLEESTTQAPISEEEIDKRINVLMELPTEFYDNYLNMFLNVFFKVCRDLKELQLVSFECFQKYCEPVLDGSIAPDDVTKLWRHIFKTMKLALSTIYMRMGSVNQELLRPTQQESSESLEQVQTMKRLARNLELPFYAKYLLIAAYLASHNAAKEDKRLFMKNHGKQKKRLQSVNAKAKVSEKMATQLGPKSFTIDRLLAIFYAILDEKVGLNCHLLAQISTLIHLKFLIFASGEGSIMDGSARLQCTVGMDFITHIGKMVGFNVRQYLCDFF